From Salvelinus fontinalis isolate EN_2023a chromosome 30, ASM2944872v1, whole genome shotgun sequence, one genomic window encodes:
- the LOC129828641 gene encoding chromobox protein homolog 2-like, which yields MQWCLNYGCRWRAIFSPCSAFPFVKKERGAVAMEGVTVGHVFDAECILNKRPRKGKFEYLVKWRGWSSKHNSWEPEENILDPRLLAAFHKRAQERELLFRKRGKRPRGRPRKILEPEPTETKSDRSSSSSSSGLTSSPSSSSSEEEEEDHRKKAKPGPRLRNLYPVPQKRPQIVVAKNEPVLKKRGRKPLLPELRALRQAKTRPPLPPPSPSRHHQVLRPPREPFKEEPRGGVKKPLQPASFTYTGLSSSRGSRDEVAHQVAAGGAFYQAGVSKPGPLNSIWSGRSMSTNTPTPSSSSSSSSLSKPLPPYSKGWSDLKRSLSVSDAGSSNGRAEGLKVASSLKPGVSTSTSLCLHSSKTSSGCGGSPTACSPAQRFPAGQRRQQEGPRGQAGMVVQQQGAKPPSTPPSARDRISQALSLRALNLQSVKKIAPCNGLQGNGTSGTTGVAVSRLSLRSSASPAGKRAGGSIKETHTSSGLNQCLVTGGLGGGALHSGSVPPARVERGERGKDTGAETEREMDNKGPGGVGRGNGRVEKGGSVQAQGSVSTARRGRANGGRQEDRKSGQSLTVNERNSRSGDNSRTLNELSTGDSDDTSSSESEECDSSPYPDNNNRARLVSMEMETETDWQPARSLLEHVFVTDVTANFVTVTVKESPTSVGFFNVRNH from the exons ATGCAATGGTGCCTGAACTACGGATGCCGCTGGAGGGCAATATTTTCTCCCTGTTCCGCTTTTCCTTTCGTAAAAAAGGAGAGAGGGGCTGTAGCAATGGAGGGGGTAACTGTAGGGCACGTATTTGACGCCGAATGCATCCTCAACAAACGTCCACGAAAG GGGAAGTTTGAGTATTTGGTGAAGTGGAGAGGGTGGTCGTCCAA ACATAACAGTTGGGAGCCTGAAGAGAATATCCTGGACCCCAGATTACTGGCTGCCTTCCACAAGAG AGCACAAGAGAGGGAGCTACTCTTCCGTAAGAGAGGGAAGAGGCCAAGGGGACGTCCACGGAAAATTCTG gaACCAGAGCCAACTGAAACCAAATCCGaccgctcctcctcctcctcttcatccggcctgacctcctctccctcctcctcttcctcagaagaagaagaggaagaccacaggaagAAGGCCAAACCGGGTCCTCGCCTCCGCAACCTCTACCCCGTCCCCCAGAAGAGGCCCCAGATTGTTGTGGCCAAAAATGAGCCTGTCCTTAAAAAGCGCGGGAGAAAACCGCTGCTCCCCGAGCTGAGGGCTTTGAGACAGGCAAAGACCCGGCCGCCCCTCCCGCCCCCTTCTCCTTCTCGCCACCACCAGGTCCTCAGGCCCCCCCGCGAGCCCTTCAAAGAGGAACCCAGAGGGGGGGTGAAGAAGCCTCTACAGCCAGCCAGTTTCACCTACACTGGCCTGAGCTCCAGCCGGGGCTCCAGAGATGAGGTGGCACACCAGGTGGCTGCTGGAGGGGCCTTCTACCAGGCAGGAGTCTCCAAACCTGGGCCGCTGAACTCCATTTGGTCAGGTCGCTCCATGTCGACCAACACCCCCACCccatcctcttcatcctcctcttcctctctcagcaAACCTCTCCCGCCTTACAGTAAGGGCTGGTCAGATCTGAAGCGCTCCCTATCTGTCTCCGACGCCGGCAGCAGCAATGGCAGAGCAGAAGGGCTCAAGGTGGCTTCCTCTCTAAAACCAGGGGTGTCTACATCCACATCACTCTGTCTCCACAGCTCCAAGACCTCCAGTGGGTGCGGGGGCTCTCCAACAGCATGTAGCCCAGCTCAGCGCTTCCCAGCTGGGCAGAGGAGGCAGCAGGAGGGCCCACGAGGTCAGGCAGGGATGGTGGTTCAGCAGCAGGGAGCCAagcccccctctacccctccctcggCCAGAGACCGCATCAGTCAGGCCCTCAGCCTCCGAGCTCTCAACTTGCAGAGCGTTAAAAAAATTGCGCCCTGCAATGGTCTCCAGGGAAACGGAACCTCCGGCACCACTGGAGTTGCAGTTTCGAGGTTGAGCCTGAGAAGCAGTGCCAGCCCGGCAGGAAAAAGAGCAGGGGGAAGCATTAAAGAGACACACACCTCGTCTGGGCTGAACCAGTGCCTGGTCACgggagggttagggggaggggCACTGCACTCTGGAAGCGTGCCACCAGCCAgagtggagaggggggagagagggaaggacactggggcagagacggagagagagatggacaacaAGGGACCAGGGGGTGTAGGGAGGGGGAATGGAAGGGTGGAGAAAGGGGGGAGTGTACAGGCACAGGGGAGCGTGTCCACGGCCCGCAGAGGCAGAGCTAacggggggagacaggaggacaggAAGTCAGGACAGAGCCTTACCGTTAATGAGCGGAACTCCCGGAGCGGTGACAACTCCCGGACCCTTAACGAGCTCAGCACGGGTGACTCAGATGACACCAGCAGCAGCGAATCAGAAGAGTGTGACTCCTCCCCCTATCCCGACAACAACAACAGGGCCCGCCTTGTCTCTATGGAGATGGAAACGGAGACGGACTGGCAGCCGGCGCGGAGCCTTCTAGAGCACGTGTTCGTCACGGATGTCACCGCCAACTTCGTCACGGTAACAGTGAAGGAGTCGCCGACCAGCGTGGGGTTCTTCAACGTCCGCAATCACTAA